From the genome of Solidesulfovibrio carbinolicus, one region includes:
- a CDS encoding phosphate/phosphite/phosphonate ABC transporter substrate-binding protein, with product MRRRDVLLAGLCLPFLAACGRDEDAVRVDLTRREEPVLRQLPRAVTYAYLPQYAHTVSYERHRLLLDYIGRATAVPLRQVFPDTFEEHVRMVERGEIDISFSNPFAYIRMAAAGAWAFARIIEPSGKPDFRSQIICRRDNKAINTLADCRGKRWMAVDQSSAGGYIYALGEFFDNGIRRSDFAEITFAPGPGGKQEKVVLAVFAGACDIGSVRDGTLEILRGRIDLSQIRILAESKSYPGWVYCARAGFSPEIVEKIARAMFALRYDRPDDAAILSAAGMRGIIPAVDADYDSVRRLAEKLGLDALPGGEE from the coding sequence ATGCGGCGACGCGACGTTTTGCTGGCGGGACTTTGCCTGCCGTTTCTCGCCGCCTGCGGCCGGGACGAGGACGCCGTGCGCGTGGACCTTACCCGTCGCGAGGAGCCCGTGTTGCGCCAGCTCCCCCGGGCCGTCACCTACGCCTACCTCCCGCAGTACGCCCACACCGTCTCCTACGAACGCCACCGTCTGCTGCTCGACTACATCGGCCGGGCCACCGCCGTCCCCCTGCGACAGGTCTTCCCCGACACCTTCGAGGAACACGTGCGCATGGTCGAGCGCGGCGAAATCGACATTTCTTTTTCCAATCCCTTCGCCTACATCCGTATGGCCGCCGCCGGAGCCTGGGCCTTTGCCCGCATCATCGAACCCTCGGGCAAACCCGATTTCAGAAGCCAGATCATCTGCCGCCGCGACAACAAGGCCATCAACACCCTGGCCGACTGCCGGGGCAAGCGCTGGATGGCCGTGGACCAGTCCTCGGCCGGCGGCTACATCTACGCCCTGGGCGAGTTTTTCGACAACGGCATCCGCCGTTCGGACTTCGCCGAGATCACCTTTGCCCCGGGGCCGGGCGGCAAACAGGAAAAAGTCGTGCTGGCCGTTTTCGCCGGAGCCTGCGACATCGGCTCGGTGCGCGACGGCACCCTGGAGATCCTGCGCGGCCGCATCGACCTGAGCCAGATTCGCATCCTGGCCGAAAGCAAGTCCTATCCCGGCTGGGTCTACTGCGCCCGGGCCGGGTTTTCGCCCGAAATCGTCGAGAAGATCGCCCGGGCCATGTTTGCCCTGCGCTACGACCGGCCCGACGACGCCGCCATCCTGTCCGCCGCCGGCATGCGCGGCATCATTCCCGCCGTGGACGCTGACTACGATTCCGTGCGCCGGCTGGCCGAAAAACTCGGCCTCGACGCCCTGCCCGGAGGCGAGGAATGA
- a CDS encoding sulfite exporter TauE/SafE family protein, which translates to MKNWKWTLPVGLLAIVAIALWFEPAFADKLSDAIAKAPIGDQPGQIPADPNAPKGFLGIPGSPVVNPILAFCWAVWVGWIFSTVGAFGGVMAGVGHMSVFGFGAYAGSFKKTAPDLGKIITDSIKASNQFLVGLSAAISSFNYLKMKRLVVPLAVTLGLGSLIGAWLAQELSAGKLDFKSYQGYFGLFVLLLGGWLLYETTPAGQAKKQTAKKAAKAFEDAAKKQASGESVDPKNVGLHINHFSISKCAFTFYGVPFQFNPLIPFLGGIVISAVAAFLGVGGGFLLVPFLTSVTQLPMYLAAGTSALAVLVSMVTSIITLLMKGTPIEWHFIGLEMLGIAVGSFVGPMTSKYFSDVWLKRLFIVLSVYVGVGYLLAGFFNYKIPGV; encoded by the coding sequence GTGAAAAACTGGAAATGGACCCTGCCTGTGGGGCTTTTGGCCATCGTGGCCATCGCCCTGTGGTTCGAGCCGGCTTTCGCCGACAAACTCTCCGACGCCATCGCCAAAGCCCCCATCGGCGACCAGCCCGGTCAGATTCCGGCCGATCCTAACGCCCCCAAAGGGTTCCTGGGCATTCCCGGCTCCCCGGTGGTCAACCCCATCCTGGCTTTCTGTTGGGCCGTGTGGGTCGGCTGGATCTTCTCCACCGTGGGCGCCTTTGGCGGCGTCATGGCCGGCGTCGGGCACATGAGCGTCTTCGGCTTCGGCGCCTATGCCGGCAGCTTCAAGAAAACCGCGCCGGACCTCGGCAAGATCATCACCGACTCCATCAAGGCCTCCAACCAGTTCCTGGTCGGTCTTTCCGCCGCCATCAGCTCGTTTAACTACCTCAAGATGAAGCGCCTGGTCGTGCCCCTGGCCGTCACCTTGGGCCTGGGTTCGCTCATCGGCGCCTGGCTGGCCCAGGAACTTTCGGCCGGTAAGCTCGATTTCAAGTCCTACCAGGGCTACTTTGGCCTCTTTGTCCTGCTGCTGGGCGGCTGGCTCCTCTACGAGACCACCCCGGCCGGCCAGGCCAAGAAGCAGACCGCCAAAAAGGCCGCCAAGGCCTTTGAGGACGCCGCCAAGAAGCAGGCCTCGGGCGAATCCGTTGACCCCAAAAACGTCGGCCTGCACATCAACCACTTCTCCATCTCCAAGTGCGCCTTTACCTTCTACGGCGTGCCCTTCCAGTTCAACCCGCTGATCCCGTTCCTGGGCGGCATCGTCATCTCGGCCGTGGCCGCCTTCCTCGGCGTCGGCGGCGGCTTCCTGCTGGTGCCCTTCCTCACCAGCGTCACCCAGCTGCCCATGTACCTGGCCGCCGGCACCTCGGCCCTGGCCGTTTTGGTCAGCATGGTCACGAGCATCATCACCCTGCTCATGAAGGGCACCCCCATCGAGTGGCACTTCATCGGCCTGGAAATGCTCGGCATCGCCGTGGGTTCCTTTGTCGGCCCCATGACCTCCAAGTACTTCTCCGACGTGTGGCTCAAGCGCCTGTTCATCGTGCTGTCCGTCTACGTCGGCGTGGGCTACCTGCTGGCCGGCTTCTTCAACTACAAGATTCCGGGCGTGTAG
- a CDS encoding Crp/Fnr family transcriptional regulator: protein MQRIEPADAGALLGLMRKLPLWADFADEDLDLLLRVGAVRLARFASGEAIVEEGNYEKTFFVLLRGQVAVVRAGKHVADLDAAGTIFGEMSFVLGKGRTATVTAQTPCDCLVVDMGYVDFLQSPEREDFLIRIFRRLAEVVRQRLGSANARKATLLTAIRERREALAAHIAVERAALAGLKQELAGLDTADDEEVLRQLLDRRF from the coding sequence GTGCAGCGTATTGAGCCGGCCGACGCAGGGGCGCTTTTGGGGCTGATGCGCAAACTGCCCCTGTGGGCGGATTTCGCGGACGAGGACCTCGATCTGCTGTTGCGGGTCGGGGCGGTGCGGCTGGCCCGCTTTGCCTCGGGCGAAGCCATTGTCGAGGAAGGCAATTACGAAAAGACGTTTTTCGTGTTGCTGCGCGGCCAGGTGGCCGTGGTCCGGGCCGGAAAACACGTCGCCGACCTCGATGCGGCCGGTACGATATTTGGCGAGATGAGCTTTGTTCTTGGCAAGGGCCGCACGGCCACGGTGACAGCGCAAACGCCCTGCGACTGCCTGGTGGTGGACATGGGCTATGTGGATTTTCTGCAAAGCCCCGAGCGCGAGGATTTCCTCATCCGCATCTTCCGCCGCCTGGCCGAGGTGGTCCGGCAGCGGCTAGGCTCGGCCAACGCCCGCAAGGCGACGCTCCTCACCGCCATCCGGGAACGGCGCGAGGCCCTGGCCGCCCATATCGCCGTGGAGCGGGCGGCTCTGGCCGGGCTCAAACAGGAGCTGGCCGGCCTGGACACCGCCGACGACGAGGAAGTGCTGCGCCAGCTGCTTGACCGGCGGTTCTAG
- a CDS encoding Crp/Fnr family transcriptional regulator, whose product MEQVERMVLLRSLPFFGGMPEERLARMAAGAMVSRHGPGELIAARSDAGEAFYLVASGRAKLYQIGPDGREQTLYILGPGEPFCLCSLVEAGEFPAFAAALDDTRVLAFPARTLAAAAREDPEVLFDLLRLMCRRLKQTQAMVEALALLPLTGRLAGFLLHEADRSPGTGPIRLAISHRELAKIVGATPEALSRAFRRLAEAGLVTVNGRDVALHDRPALAAEAGRAEVEEEKNASGGRGPEAPGPPKWD is encoded by the coding sequence ATGGAGCAGGTCGAGCGGATGGTGTTGTTGCGGTCGCTGCCGTTTTTCGGCGGCATGCCCGAGGAAAGGCTGGCCCGGATGGCAGCCGGGGCCATGGTCTCGCGCCACGGGCCTGGAGAGCTCATCGCCGCCCGATCCGACGCCGGCGAAGCTTTTTATCTGGTGGCCTCGGGCCGGGCCAAGCTCTACCAGATCGGCCCGGACGGCCGGGAGCAGACGCTCTATATTTTAGGTCCCGGCGAACCGTTCTGCCTGTGTTCGCTGGTGGAAGCCGGCGAGTTCCCGGCCTTTGCCGCCGCCCTGGACGACACGCGGGTGCTGGCCTTTCCGGCCCGGACCCTGGCGGCGGCGGCCAGGGAAGACCCGGAAGTGCTTTTTGATCTGCTGCGGCTCATGTGCCGCCGCCTCAAGCAGACCCAGGCCATGGTCGAAGCGTTGGCGCTTTTGCCGCTCACCGGCCGGCTGGCCGGCTTTCTGCTCCACGAAGCGGACCGCTCCCCGGGCACAGGCCCCATCCGCCTGGCCATCAGCCACCGCGAACTGGCCAAGATCGTCGGAGCCACGCCCGAGGCGCTCTCCCGCGCCTTCCGCAGACTGGCCGAGGCGGGCCTGGTCACCGTCAACGGCCGCGACGTGGCCCTCCACGACCGCCCCGCCCTGGCCGCCGAGGCCGGCCGGGCGGAGGTGGAGGAGGAGAAGAATGCCTCCGGCGGCCGGGGGCCTGAGGCCCCCGGACCCCCCAAATGGGATTAA
- a CDS encoding 4Fe-4S dicluster domain-containing protein has protein sequence MNRRAFLKSLGTAMAAAPVAAPLLARDAAAASGEQLATLFDLSKCIGCGACVAACRAAHAADYPNPQKPFPKMYPERAKVEDFSDKRDVDDRLTPYNWLFIQTVTVTRNGKAISLNIPRRCMHCVHPPCAELCPWGSAVRHDDGAVAIDANICLGGAKCRDVCPWHIPQRQTGVGLYLDLLPAFAGNGVMYKCDRCHGRVAAGGKPACIEACPNDVQTIGPRREIIAAAHDLARQTGGFLYGETENGGTNTLYVSPIPFEELHAALQPSPGNPGLQAAADVMGKEKNLATAVLLAPLAGIAAGILRVANRARKAAKEDDHA, from the coding sequence ATGAACAGACGCGCCTTCCTCAAATCCCTGGGCACGGCCATGGCCGCCGCCCCCGTGGCCGCGCCGCTTCTGGCCCGCGACGCCGCCGCCGCCTCGGGCGAACAGTTGGCCACGCTTTTCGACCTCTCCAAATGCATCGGCTGCGGGGCCTGCGTGGCCGCCTGCCGCGCCGCCCATGCCGCCGATTACCCCAATCCCCAAAAGCCGTTCCCCAAAATGTACCCGGAGCGCGCCAAGGTCGAGGATTTCTCGGACAAGCGCGACGTCGACGACCGTCTGACGCCGTACAACTGGCTGTTCATCCAGACCGTCACGGTGACGCGAAACGGCAAGGCCATAAGCCTCAACATCCCCCGGCGCTGCATGCACTGCGTGCATCCGCCCTGCGCCGAGCTGTGCCCCTGGGGTTCGGCTGTGCGCCACGACGACGGCGCGGTGGCCATCGACGCCAACATCTGCCTGGGCGGGGCCAAGTGCCGCGACGTCTGTCCCTGGCATATCCCCCAACGCCAGACGGGCGTGGGGCTGTACCTCGACCTCCTGCCGGCCTTTGCCGGCAACGGCGTCATGTACAAGTGCGACCGCTGCCATGGGCGCGTGGCCGCCGGCGGCAAGCCCGCCTGCATCGAGGCCTGTCCCAACGATGTTCAGACCATCGGGCCGCGCCGTGAAATCATCGCCGCTGCCCATGACCTGGCCCGCCAGACCGGCGGTTTCCTCTACGGCGAAACCGAAAACGGCGGCACCAACACCCTCTACGTCTCGCCCATTCCCTTCGAAGAACTCCACGCCGCCCTGCAACCCAGCCCGGGCAATCCCGGCTTGCAGGCCGCCGCCGACGTCATGGGCAAAGAGAAAAATCTGGCCACGGCCGTGCTGCTGGCTCCCTTGGCCGGCATCGCCGCCGGCATCCTGCGGGTGGCCAACCGGGCCAGAAAGGCCGCCAAGGAGGACGATCATGCCTAA
- a CDS encoding sigma-54 interaction domain-containing protein produces the protein MALPRDILCESIMESLADGVFTVDADFTITSFNRAAGAIAGIAPEQALGRKCWEVFHSSLCDGACALGHCIDNDDTLQNQSIFIVRPDGVKVPVSISAAPLRDAAGRIVGGVESFRDISDLSRLRKELEGVRTVEDILTKNKALAHTLDLLPPIAESGAAVLVLGESGVGKELFARAIHNLSPAAKGPFVAVNCGAIPGQLLESELFGHVRGAFTDAKTDRKGRFAMAQGGTLFLDEIGELPLPLQVKLLRVLQEHAYEPLGSDTSTTTNARIVAATNRDLEAMIAEGTFRRDLFYRLSVARMALPPLRSRPEDIPLLAHAFIERQNLIGQKAVTGLSDTATRTLLRHDYPGNVRELQNIIEYACILCSAGRITPEHLPDYLLPKANTPAASSANAPTTLRAAKYHAAKAAMARHNGKTMAACRELDITKDTLRRILQAGPGD, from the coding sequence ATGGCGCTCCCTCGCGACATTTTATGCGAATCCATCATGGAATCCCTGGCCGACGGCGTCTTCACCGTGGACGCCGACTTCACCATCACGTCGTTTAACCGCGCCGCCGGAGCCATCGCCGGCATCGCCCCCGAGCAGGCCCTGGGGCGCAAATGCTGGGAGGTCTTCCATTCCAGCCTGTGCGACGGGGCCTGCGCCCTGGGCCACTGCATCGACAACGACGACACCCTGCAAAACCAGTCCATCTTCATCGTGCGCCCCGACGGCGTCAAAGTGCCGGTCAGCATCAGCGCCGCGCCCCTGCGCGACGCAGCCGGCCGCATCGTCGGCGGCGTTGAGAGCTTCCGCGACATTTCGGATTTAAGCCGGTTGCGCAAGGAACTCGAAGGCGTGCGCACGGTTGAGGACATCCTCACCAAAAACAAGGCCTTGGCCCACACCCTCGATCTGCTGCCGCCCATCGCCGAATCCGGCGCGGCCGTCCTTGTGCTCGGCGAATCCGGCGTCGGCAAGGAACTCTTCGCCCGGGCCATACACAACCTGAGCCCTGCCGCCAAAGGCCCCTTCGTGGCCGTCAACTGCGGGGCCATCCCCGGCCAATTGCTGGAATCGGAACTCTTCGGCCATGTGCGCGGCGCGTTCACCGACGCCAAGACCGACCGCAAAGGCCGCTTTGCCATGGCCCAGGGCGGCACGCTGTTCCTCGACGAAATCGGCGAGCTGCCCTTGCCCCTGCAAGTCAAGCTCCTGCGCGTGCTCCAGGAACACGCCTACGAACCGCTGGGATCCGACACGTCCACCACCACCAACGCCCGCATCGTCGCCGCCACCAACCGCGACCTCGAAGCCATGATCGCCGAAGGAACCTTCCGGCGCGACCTTTTCTACCGCCTAAGCGTCGCCCGCATGGCCCTGCCGCCCCTGCGCTCCCGGCCCGAAGACATCCCGCTGCTGGCCCACGCCTTTATCGAACGCCAAAACCTCATCGGCCAAAAAGCCGTCACCGGCCTGTCCGACACCGCCACCCGGACGCTTTTGCGCCACGACTACCCCGGCAATGTCCGCGAGCTTCAAAACATCATCGAATACGCCTGCATCCTGTGCTCCGCCGGCCGCATCACTCCCGAACATCTGCCCGACTATCTGCTGCCCAAAGCCAACACTCCCGCCGCGTCTTCCGCCAACGCTCCAACCACCCTGCGGGCCGCCAAATACCACGCCGCCAAGGCCGCGATGGCCCGGCACAACGGCAAAACCATGGCCGCCTGCCGCGAACTCGACATCACCAAGGACACCCTGCGCCGCATCCTGCAAGCCGGCCCCGGCGACTAA
- a CDS encoding DsrE family protein gives MQKVFFLVSCGPDEQSKATRAFQFAKLAAERGALAGMLLVDDAVYLAKPEIAERVRAVTGDSLADHAGWLREKAKGLPFYVCTPCCHARGLAAEELDPMWVLGTGGQAMDLLVQDGVSCLSF, from the coding sequence ATGCAGAAGGTGTTTTTCCTGGTGTCGTGCGGACCCGACGAGCAATCCAAGGCCACCAGGGCCTTTCAGTTCGCCAAGCTGGCGGCCGAACGCGGCGCGCTGGCCGGCATGTTGCTCGTGGACGACGCGGTTTATCTGGCCAAGCCCGAGATTGCCGAACGGGTGCGGGCCGTCACCGGCGACAGCCTGGCCGACCATGCCGGCTGGCTGCGCGAGAAGGCCAAGGGCCTGCCGTTTTACGTCTGCACGCCGTGCTGCCACGCCCGGGGCCTTGCGGCCGAGGAGCTTGACCCCATGTGGGTTCTGGGCACGGGCGGTCAGGCCATGGACCTCCTGGTCCAGGACGGGGTGAGCTGCTTGTCTTTTTAG
- a CDS encoding DUF134 domain-containing protein, with the protein MPRHRQHRRVAAVPTATFFKPQGASLRETEEVVLPVEGLEALRLADLEGLCAETAAEAMGVSRHTFGRVLAQARRAAATALVGGLALRIEGGSYRLAGDGPRNPENERTGPAGYGVDGPVEEDTDMQGQGQGGRCGRGGQGRSGLGGRGGQGQGGQGQGGQGQGGQGGPGRGRGLGQGQGRGTGRGRGQAAAFASTPETAAGEEPIGQKSLERLCPACGASSTGAFCPGCGAAMDA; encoded by the coding sequence ATGCCCCGTCATCGCCAACATCGTCGGGTGGCGGCCGTGCCGACGGCCACGTTTTTCAAGCCCCAGGGCGCATCCCTTCGGGAAACCGAAGAGGTGGTGTTGCCGGTGGAAGGGCTGGAAGCCCTGCGCCTGGCCGATCTGGAAGGCCTGTGCGCCGAGACGGCGGCCGAAGCCATGGGTGTTTCGCGACATACATTTGGGCGGGTGTTGGCCCAGGCGCGTCGCGCCGCGGCCACGGCCCTGGTCGGCGGGCTGGCCCTTCGCATCGAGGGCGGCAGTTACCGTTTGGCTGGAGATGGCCCGCGCAACCCTGAAAACGAACGGACGGGACCGGCCGGTTACGGCGTAGACGGCCCCGTCGAGGAGGACACGGACATGCAAGGACAAGGACAAGGCGGCCGTTGCGGCCGGGGCGGCCAGGGACGCAGCGGGTTGGGCGGACGTGGCGGCCAGGGACAAGGCGGCCAGGGACAAGGCGGCCAGGGACAAGGCGGCCAGGGCGGGCCGGGCCGGGGCCGTGGCTTGGGCCAAGGGCAGGGGCGTGGAACCGGTCGCGGACGTGGACAGGCGGCGGCCTTTGCCTCGACACCGGAGACGGCGGCCGGCGAGGAGCCGATTGGGCAGAAGTCCCTGGAGCGACTGTGCCCGGCCTGCGGCGCGTCTTCCACTGGCGCGTTTTGCCCGGGCTGCGGCGCGGCCATGGACGCCTAA
- a CDS encoding DUF5320 family protein: protein MAGHDGTGPLGQGSRTGRGRGYCGGGQQVQDRANQGNGRHGCRGGNAGRQGQGLRHRRGRCAGGIKPLGGSGCDAAAE, encoded by the coding sequence ATGGCAGGTCATGACGGTACGGGGCCTTTGGGCCAGGGAAGCCGTACAGGGCGCGGACGTGGATATTGCGGCGGCGGGCAACAGGTTCAGGACCGTGCGAACCAGGGAAATGGCCGGCATGGCTGCCGAGGCGGCAATGCCGGCAGGCAGGGGCAGGGACTGCGGCATAGGCGCGGACGTTGCGCTGGCGGCATCAAGCCTTTGGGCGGCTCTGGCTGCGACGCTGCCGCCGAGTGA
- the fabZ gene encoding 3-hydroxyacyl-ACP dehydratase FabZ: MAETNNTVIGITEIQKLLPHRYPFLLVDRVVEHVPGQSITAIKNVTINEPFFQGHFPGLPVMPGMLILEALAQAGGVLVSKSLEGPLGERIFMFTGVEKAKFRKPVVPGDQLVLRCFDLKRRMTLCKMRAEASVAGVVVAEAELSAAVVDGANLG, from the coding sequence ATGGCCGAGACGAACAATACGGTGATCGGCATCACCGAAATCCAGAAGCTGTTGCCCCACCGCTACCCCTTCCTGCTGGTGGATCGGGTGGTGGAGCATGTCCCGGGACAGTCCATCACGGCGATCAAAAACGTCACCATCAACGAACCGTTTTTTCAGGGGCATTTCCCGGGGCTGCCGGTGATGCCCGGGATGCTCATTCTGGAAGCCCTGGCCCAGGCCGGCGGCGTGTTGGTGTCGAAATCCCTGGAAGGCCCCTTGGGCGAGCGCATCTTCATGTTCACGGGCGTGGAAAAAGCCAAGTTCCGCAAGCCGGTCGTGCCGGGCGATCAACTTGTTTTGCGCTGTTTTGACCTCAAGCGCCGCATGACCTTGTGCAAGATGCGGGCGGAAGCTTCCGTGGCCGGCGTCGTGGTGGCCGAAGCCGAACTGAGCGCTGCCGTGGTCGATGGGGCGAATCTGGGCTAG
- a CDS encoding OmpH family outer membrane protein codes for MGVMVRVFFIMAVLAMPVAAFAQGKIGIINLDDALSNSSAGKSALGSLKSKFEAREKSLAAQGDELKKMQDELQKKSVALSQDAMKAKAADFEAKARKYMEDRNKLQQEEQQSQQTVLQPLLTRLQKVVSDYAAKNGFSVILESRSVPYFDPKLDVTAAIQAEFDKSK; via the coding sequence ATGGGCGTTATGGTTCGGGTTTTCTTTATCATGGCCGTGTTGGCGATGCCGGTTGCGGCGTTTGCCCAGGGAAAAATCGGCATCATCAACCTCGATGACGCCCTGTCCAACTCCAGCGCCGGCAAATCTGCCCTTGGCAGCCTCAAGTCGAAGTTCGAAGCTCGGGAAAAGTCTTTGGCCGCCCAGGGCGACGAGCTCAAGAAAATGCAGGACGAGCTGCAAAAGAAAAGCGTGGCCCTGTCCCAGGACGCCATGAAGGCCAAGGCCGCCGACTTTGAAGCCAAGGCCCGCAAGTACATGGAAGACCGCAACAAGCTGCAGCAGGAAGAACAGCAGTCCCAGCAGACCGTGCTGCAGCCCCTGCTGACCCGCCTGCAGAAGGTCGTCAGCGATTACGCCGCGAAAAACGGCTTCTCCGTCATCCTGGAGTCCCGTTCCGTGCCCTACTTCGATCCCAAGCTCGACGTCACCGCCGCCATCCAGGCCGAATTCGACAAGAGCAAATAA